From the Leptospira sp. WS60.C2 genome, one window contains:
- a CDS encoding flagellar hook-associated protein 3, producing the protein MRITNMMQNNSLVRNLNRHQVAMDETQTQLGTGLKIRKPSDDPGAATNQMYFRSRLNELSQYEENIGDGYQRLQQIDGVLDKMGEIFQRVRVLTVQAGNGIYQGDKGFELEVAIGKEIDQHLRAIVDLANARDATGQPLFGGHVIERPPFEPIESKIKGLQGLELKNQYVGVEYRGDIGEQLREIEKGEYIPITIPGNKVFWGTNVSVTSKVDNSAYQATSDQKFKIDGVEIHISVGDTIDDVIDKINNAPLEVKASKLAQDNISISSTAPHQIWLEDVDGGTVLRDIGLIEPSASEPPNNFSKSATVTGLSVFDVLIQLRNDLIQKDQERIGGRDLGDLDLALENILRHRATIGARMNRLEQHEDRVSYDKMYMTELLAKNEGIDFPETIMNMKWLETIHSYALNVGSKIIKPTLMDFLR; encoded by the coding sequence ATCAGAATCACTAACATGATGCAAAACAATTCCTTGGTGCGAAATTTAAACCGTCACCAAGTAGCAATGGATGAAACCCAGACCCAATTAGGGACTGGATTAAAAATCCGTAAACCATCGGATGACCCAGGTGCTGCTACCAACCAAATGTACTTTCGTTCTCGATTGAATGAACTTTCTCAATACGAAGAAAATATCGGAGACGGTTACCAACGGTTACAACAGATCGATGGTGTTCTTGATAAGATGGGTGAAATTTTCCAACGTGTGCGTGTGTTAACCGTACAAGCGGGAAATGGTATCTACCAAGGAGACAAAGGGTTTGAACTCGAGGTTGCCATTGGAAAAGAAATTGACCAACACTTACGGGCAATCGTGGATCTTGCAAACGCACGTGATGCGACAGGTCAACCTTTGTTTGGTGGTCATGTGATTGAAAGACCTCCCTTTGAACCAATTGAATCGAAAATTAAAGGTTTGCAAGGCCTAGAACTCAAAAACCAATACGTTGGTGTGGAATACCGCGGAGACATTGGCGAACAACTCCGTGAGATTGAAAAAGGCGAATACATCCCGATCACGATCCCAGGGAACAAAGTGTTTTGGGGAACAAACGTAAGTGTCACATCGAAAGTGGACAACTCTGCTTACCAAGCAACCTCTGACCAAAAGTTTAAAATTGATGGTGTGGAGATCCATATCTCTGTGGGTGATACCATTGATGATGTGATCGATAAAATCAATAATGCTCCATTGGAAGTAAAGGCAAGTAAACTTGCCCAAGATAATATATCGATATCTTCTACAGCACCTCACCAAATTTGGTTAGAGGATGTGGATGGTGGAACTGTGTTACGTGACATTGGACTCATTGAACCGAGTGCAAGTGAACCACCGAATAATTTTTCCAAATCGGCAACAGTCACTGGACTTTCTGTATTTGATGTCCTCATCCAACTTCGAAATGACCTCATTCAAAAAGACCAAGAACGAATTGGTGGTCGTGATTTAGGAGATTTGGATTTAGCATTGGAAAACATTTTGCGCCATCGTGCTACCATCGGTGCTCGAATGAATCGTTTGGAACAACATGAAGATCGAGTTTCTTATGATAAAATGTATATGACGGAACTTCTTGCTAAAAACGAAGGAATCGATTTTCCAGAAACCATCATGAATATGAAATGGTTAGAAACAATTCATAGTTATGCGCTCAATGTTGGATCTAAAATCATTAAACCGACATTGATGGATTTCCTCAGGTAA
- the fliW gene encoding flagellar assembly protein FliW: MSVTIHTKPFGTIQVDSKQILKFPQGLLGFEEFDEYALIEESAESPFKWLQSTKESGLAFIVIQPELFMNHYKPAISDEELHDIGLTGWKEGIIFLIVTIPHDNPKGMTANLQGPIIINGKEGKGKQCISRDENHPIRKNIIESMEEMSSEKV, from the coding sequence ATGTCGGTAACGATTCATACAAAACCTTTCGGAACCATCCAAGTGGACTCAAAACAAATCCTGAAATTCCCCCAAGGTCTTCTCGGATTTGAAGAATTTGATGAATACGCACTGATCGAAGAGAGTGCGGAAAGTCCATTTAAGTGGTTACAGTCCACAAAAGAATCAGGTCTTGCATTCATTGTGATCCAACCAGAACTCTTTATGAATCATTACAAACCAGCCATTTCTGATGAAGAATTGCATGATATTGGTTTAACTGGTTGGAAAGAAGGAATCATTTTTCTAATCGTAACCATTCCGCATGACAATCCGAAAGGAATGACCGCCAATTTACAAGGTCCAATCATCATCAATGGAAAAGAAGGGAAAGGGAAACAATGCATTTCCCGCGACGAGAATCATCCCATTCGCAAAAATATCATTGAGTCAATGGAAGAAATGTCTTCCGAAAAGGTTTAA
- a CDS encoding OsmC family protein, with protein MTALFEDKVIVTTEKTKYETKITKGKHQWIADEPTDKEGTDLGPMPTELLASSLGACTTITIRMYADRKGYALDSVSVQVSIDKRSPEDHKFIREVELKGNLKPEERDRLYSVANACPVHKILSGKIEIETLLLP; from the coding sequence ATGACAGCATTATTCGAAGATAAAGTGATCGTTACCACAGAAAAAACGAAATACGAAACAAAGATTACAAAGGGCAAACACCAATGGATCGCTGATGAACCAACAGACAAAGAAGGAACAGATTTAGGTCCCATGCCAACTGAATTACTTGCTTCTTCGTTAGGTGCATGTACAACGATTACGATTCGAATGTATGCGGATCGAAAAGGATATGCATTGGATTCTGTTTCGGTTCAGGTATCAATTGATAAACGTTCGCCAGAGGATCATAAATTCATTCGGGAAGTGGAATTGAAAGGGAATTTGAAACCAGAAGAAAGGGACAGATTGTACTCTGTTGCCAATGCTTGTCCCGTTCATAAAATTCTATCTGGAAAGATCGAAATCGAAACTCTTCTACTTCCTTAA
- a CDS encoding metallophosphoesterase: protein MKFALIGDIHGFWNRRDIEYFNDSDYDFLFFTGDLRGNPKLGKVSFQGLTKRAYMIPGNWDGTSLTSVIGEVMQSKLLIHSGQWGQNRRLRKLSETVKPISILGYSSVVLSQENDVSLIVGRPHAMGGGLSFSPHMKKIYRVSDMETSLEQYKRLIDGTKEKNLIFLSHNGPFGLGALKNSIYGAEFKKEGGDWGDIDLTEAIQYAKSIGKKVPLVLSGHMHHSISKTKERETHEYTGGTFYVNGAKVPRIREGKHFHTKIEWAGGSATVIPMWV, encoded by the coding sequence ATGAAATTTGCTTTGATTGGAGACATCCATGGATTTTGGAACAGAAGGGATATTGAATACTTCAATGACTCTGATTACGATTTTTTGTTTTTTACGGGTGACCTAAGAGGGAATCCCAAACTCGGCAAAGTTTCTTTCCAAGGTCTCACCAAACGTGCGTATATGATTCCTGGAAATTGGGATGGGACAAGCCTCACCTCTGTGATTGGTGAGGTGATGCAATCCAAACTTCTCATCCATTCAGGGCAATGGGGACAGAATCGAAGGTTACGAAAACTTTCCGAAACCGTAAAACCAATTTCAATCCTAGGATACAGTTCCGTTGTGTTGTCGCAAGAAAATGATGTATCACTCATCGTAGGTCGACCTCATGCAATGGGAGGAGGACTTAGCTTTTCCCCACACATGAAAAAAATCTATAGAGTTTCTGACATGGAAACATCATTGGAACAATACAAACGTCTGATAGATGGCACCAAAGAAAAAAATCTTATCTTTCTTTCGCATAACGGACCGTTTGGATTAGGCGCCTTAAAGAATTCGATTTATGGTGCGGAATTCAAAAAGGAAGGTGGTGATTGGGGAGACATTGACCTTACAGAAGCCATTCAATACGCCAAATCGATTGGAAAAAAAGTACCCCTTGTCCTCTCAGGTCATATGCACCACTCCATCAGCAAAACGAAAGAAAGAGAAACACATGAATACACGGGTGGAACCTTTTATGTGAATGGTGCAAAAGTTCCTAGGATTCGTGAAGGCAAACATTTCCACACAAAAATCGAGTGGGCAGGCGGATCTGCCACTGTCATTCCTATGTGGGTTTAA
- a CDS encoding lysophospholipid acyltransferase family protein, whose protein sequence is MKRKILVWLLPLIIVWLQRFIGLTSRFRILKNEQYEEIFKNRKPYIYSIWHTNVLYSPYLHRKKNVAVLISESKDGDYINQVVHRFGNTSIRGSSSKGGSKALKAMIQHLKKGLPAAFTPDGPRGPAFILQPGIIAAAQVTQVPIVPFHYECTRQWILEKAWDKHRVPKPFTTFVVSYGKPIYVPREMNEEEFEKMRLKVEDAMLKNRDRAIEEAERMRKGDSK, encoded by the coding sequence TTGAAACGCAAAATTTTAGTTTGGCTTTTACCACTTATCATCGTTTGGCTACAACGTTTCATTGGCCTGACATCTAGATTTCGTATCCTCAAAAATGAACAATACGAAGAAATATTTAAGAATCGTAAACCATACATTTATTCGATATGGCATACGAACGTACTGTATTCCCCTTACCTTCATCGAAAGAAGAATGTTGCTGTCTTGATTTCCGAATCAAAAGACGGAGATTATATCAATCAAGTTGTGCATCGATTTGGAAATACGAGCATTCGTGGAAGTAGTTCCAAAGGTGGATCAAAAGCATTGAAGGCAATGATCCAACATTTAAAAAAAGGATTACCCGCCGCTTTTACGCCCGATGGACCAAGAGGGCCTGCATTCATTTTACAACCAGGGATCATTGCAGCCGCCCAAGTCACACAAGTTCCAATTGTTCCATTTCATTATGAATGCACTCGTCAATGGATTTTAGAAAAAGCATGGGACAAACATCGAGTTCCCAAACCATTTACCACCTTTGTTGTGTCTTACGGAAAACCAATTTATGTTCCTCGTGAAATGAACGAAGAGGAATTTGAAAAAATGAGATTGAAAGTTGAAGATGCTATGTTAAAAAATCGAGACCGTGCGATCGAAGAAGCAGAACGCATGCGAAAGGGAGACTCCAAATGA
- the csrA gene encoding carbon storage regulator CsrA: MLVLARRSNQSIMIGDDIEIVIVDIKGDQVKIGVKAPKNVSVHRAEVYKEIQEENKKAAGTNIKPEDLGKLGDLFKKKT, from the coding sequence GTGTTAGTCCTCGCAAGGAGAAGCAACCAATCGATTATGATCGGGGATGATATCGAAATTGTGATTGTTGATATCAAAGGAGATCAAGTAAAGATTGGAGTGAAGGCTCCCAAGAATGTATCTGTTCACCGTGCAGAAGTATACAAAGAGATACAAGAAGAGAATAAAAAAGCAGCTGGAACAAACATTAAACCAGAAGATCTAGGCAAACTCGGAGACTTATTTAAGAAGAAAACTTAA
- a CDS encoding alpha-glucosidase yields MVFRFLSLCFIFFLIDCASQVLTQIPIQNETYQVSKQIQWNQKPTEFILKNTSLDKSFIELSLDEAFLTASEVDTISKYRMASFRFEESTKRTCSDQTVSSIKKETGKITIQGKLTGKNCTTDYQVTFQTKSDTEIEFKITVSDEKLNRIQLVYASLPEEKFFGLGEQFTYDEFKGKKPFFFTEEQGIGRGDQPITTGANLLAGAGGNAYTTYAPIPHYISSENRSVFFENSGYAKFDFDHKKKTKVEFWDFQSEKSLSGTIWLGTSSKALIEAYTKKTGRFPKLPDWAYGTWLGVQGGTEKVTAIVKQAKDAGNPVTALWIQDWCGRRVTNFGDQLKWRWYADETLYPDFKKFVKSMNDQNVQVLGYINSFLADTDPKKPGDDFTNPLLTEAKSKGYLVKNEKGEDYLIQTVGFPAYLIDLTNPAAVKWTKDLIKKNLIGMGLSGWMADFGEWLPYDAKLHSGVDAKVYHNRYPVDWARINREAIKEAGMEGKIVFFTRAGYSYSNAYSTLFWEGDQMVSFGANDGLPSSIVGLTTSGISGYALNHSDIGGYTTISNPLKNYHRSKELLLRWAEASAFTPVFRTHEGNRPLKNWQVYTYTKPDGTKSLGDEDTVQLFAKIARIHFALKPYIQSLVEEASKTGLPVVRHNAIVEPEDKTLLKYKYQFFLGDDLLVAPVVEPNEIVQEVYLPRGKWTHFWTGTTYEGNRKIQVSAPIGKPPAFIRVGGNSEMLIRSSLETIRNKK; encoded by the coding sequence ATGGTTTTTCGTTTTTTATCCCTATGTTTTATATTTTTTTTAATCGATTGTGCATCACAGGTTCTCACACAGATTCCCATTCAAAATGAAACCTACCAAGTTTCCAAACAAATCCAATGGAACCAAAAACCAACTGAGTTTATCCTAAAAAACACATCACTTGACAAAAGCTTCATAGAACTTTCGCTAGACGAAGCTTTTTTAACTGCTTCAGAAGTGGATACCATATCAAAATATAGAATGGCTTCCTTTCGATTTGAAGAATCCACAAAACGAACTTGTTCCGATCAGACAGTGAGTTCCATCAAAAAGGAAACAGGAAAAATTACCATCCAAGGGAAATTAACTGGGAAAAACTGTACTACCGATTACCAAGTCACCTTCCAAACCAAATCGGATACAGAAATTGAATTCAAAATCACCGTATCTGATGAAAAACTGAATCGTATACAACTTGTGTATGCTTCCTTACCGGAAGAGAAGTTTTTTGGACTGGGGGAACAATTTACCTATGATGAATTCAAAGGGAAAAAACCTTTTTTCTTCACAGAAGAACAAGGCATTGGTCGAGGAGACCAACCTATCACAACAGGTGCAAACTTACTCGCGGGAGCTGGTGGAAATGCTTACACAACATATGCTCCTATTCCTCATTACATCAGTTCCGAAAATCGTTCTGTATTCTTTGAAAACAGCGGTTATGCGAAATTTGATTTCGATCACAAAAAAAAGACAAAAGTTGAATTTTGGGATTTCCAATCAGAAAAATCACTCAGTGGTACCATTTGGTTGGGAACTTCATCCAAAGCACTCATCGAAGCTTACACAAAAAAAACAGGACGTTTTCCAAAACTCCCAGATTGGGCCTATGGAACTTGGCTTGGGGTTCAAGGGGGAACCGAAAAAGTTACGGCTATCGTCAAACAAGCAAAAGATGCTGGTAACCCTGTCACAGCACTTTGGATCCAAGATTGGTGCGGAAGGCGTGTCACAAATTTTGGTGACCAACTCAAATGGCGTTGGTATGCAGATGAAACTCTTTACCCTGATTTCAAAAAATTTGTGAAGTCAATGAATGATCAAAATGTACAGGTTTTAGGTTATATTAACTCTTTCCTCGCCGATACCGATCCGAAAAAACCTGGTGATGATTTTACAAATCCCCTCCTCACGGAAGCAAAATCAAAAGGGTATCTTGTCAAAAATGAAAAAGGAGAAGATTATTTAATCCAAACAGTAGGTTTTCCTGCGTATCTCATCGATTTAACAAACCCAGCAGCAGTGAAATGGACCAAAGATCTCATCAAAAAGAATTTAATCGGGATGGGACTTTCTGGTTGGATGGCTGACTTTGGCGAGTGGTTGCCCTATGATGCCAAACTTCATTCGGGAGTGGATGCCAAAGTGTATCACAACCGTTATCCTGTCGATTGGGCAAGAATCAATCGAGAAGCGATCAAAGAAGCAGGGATGGAAGGAAAGATAGTCTTTTTTACGAGAGCAGGTTACAGTTATTCCAATGCCTATTCCACTCTTTTTTGGGAAGGGGACCAAATGGTTAGTTTTGGAGCGAATGATGGACTTCCCTCTTCCATCGTGGGACTCACTACGTCAGGTATCAGTGGTTATGCGTTAAACCATAGTGACATTGGTGGATACACAACCATTTCCAATCCTTTAAAAAATTATCATCGATCCAAAGAGTTATTACTTCGATGGGCGGAAGCTTCCGCATTCACACCAGTATTTCGAACTCATGAAGGAAACAGACCTCTCAAAAACTGGCAAGTCTACACATATACAAAACCTGACGGAACGAAGTCACTCGGAGATGAAGATACAGTTCAACTTTTTGCGAAAATTGCAAGGATTCACTTTGCCTTAAAGCCATATATTCAAAGTTTGGTGGAAGAAGCTTCCAAAACAGGACTCCCTGTTGTCAGACACAATGCGATTGTAGAACCTGAAGACAAAACACTTCTGAAATACAAATACCAATTTTTTTTAGGAGACGACCTTCTCGTTGCCCCTGTTGTCGAACCAAATGAAATTGTTCAAGAAGTATACCTACCCCGCGGAAAATGGACTCACTTTTGGACGGGAACAACCTACGAAGGAAACCGAAAAATCCAAGTGTCTGCTCCCATTGGAAAACCTCCAGCCTTCATTCGAGTCGGTGGAAATTCTGAAATGTTGATACGTTCTTCATTAGAAACGATTCGTAATAAAAAATAG